Proteins found in one Podarcis muralis chromosome 5, rPodMur119.hap1.1, whole genome shotgun sequence genomic segment:
- the L3MBTL1 gene encoding lethal(3)malignant brain tumor-like protein 1, protein MDGRAEMEVIRSTKGNATGEVSVHLVANENTVQNAHLPATAFIIPANTTTVNLPTSTLEIQRFPREPQKSVGSERQREGMGSEPITATVIPQISGVQTCNTIRVLEWKDGVATLPGSNLRFRINEYGTLKVVSADKLLPTEPLKECHSEREGEDEAAAPLSKDNPTVTQDSDVPEAPKLPSVDSLCHCSTCGRRNVSGSAQEGRGFCSENCHRQFKERSVIVENSAGSTNSTEILKPVKKRKRKDYQSPSEEEEEESEQMEVKQEETNGSGGELPAGSMGHEEWNTSQPVSSEEKTEGWTWASYLEEQKAIAAPLNLFQEHQSTPQHKNGFKVGMKLEGIDPQHPSMYFILTVAEVCGYRMRLHFDGYSECHDFWLNADSPNIHPAGWFEKTGHKLQPPKGCLGYKEEDFNWANYLRITKAQAAPKHLFFTPDSNAAPTGFQVGMKLEAVDRMNPSLICVATVTDVVDNRFLVHFDNWDDTYDYWCDPSSPYIHPVGWCQEHGKPLTPPQDYPDPENFSWEKYLAETGASAVPTWAFKVRQPHGFLINMRLEAVDRRTPSLIRAACVEDVEDYRVKIHFDGWSHIYDFWIDSDHPDIHPVGWCSKTGHPLQPPLRPKEPVSSANGSCPTLACKTLPTTKSSKYSFHRKCPTPGCDGSGHVTGRFTAHYCISGCPLAEKNQGRMKADLSDTENSVRKRNLIGFSQRKKSRHHGRGRPPKYRKIQQEDFQTISSDNMHQSLFMSALSAHPDRSLSLCWEQHCKLLPGVAGITASTVAKWTIDEVFSFVQTLTGCEDQAKLFKDEMIDGEAFLLLTQTDIVKIMSVKLGPALKIYNAILMFKNADDTLK, encoded by the exons ATGGATGGACGAGCAGAGATGGAAGTGATAAGAAGCACAAAAGGCAACGCGACAGGGGAAGTCAGTGTCCATTTGGTTGCCAATGAGAATACTGTGCAAAATGCTCACCTACCAGCAACCGCCTTCATCATACCAG CAAACACAACCACTGTAAACCTTCCAACAAGCACCTTAGAAATCCAGCGATTCCCTCGGGAACCCCAGAAAAGCGTGGGGTCCGAGAGGCAAAGAGAGGGCATGGGAAGCGAGCCGATCACAGCGACAGTCATCCCCCAGATCAGCGGAGTTCAGACCTGCAACACCATCCGGGTTCTGGAATGGAAGGATGGAGTGGCCACTCTCCCTGGAAGCAACCTGAGG TTTCGGATAAATGAATATGGGACGCTGAAAGTGGTCAGTGCGGACAAGCTTTTGCCAACAGAGCCCCTAAAGGAGTGCCActcagaaagagagggagaggatgaGGCAGCAGCGCCTCTCAGCAAGGATAATCCCACCGTCACTCAAG ACTCGGATGTCCCAGAGGCTCCCAAGCTGCCATCTGTGGACAGCTTGTGCCATTGCAGCACCTGCGGCCGAAGAAACGTTTCAGGGTCAGCCCAGGAAGGAAGAGGGTTTTGCAGTGAGAACTGCCACCGGCAGTTCaaagaaag GTCTGTCATCGTGGAGAATTCTGCTGGCAGCACCAACTCCACTGAAATCCTCAAGCCAGTGAAGAAGCGGAAGAGGAAAGATTACCAAAGCCCctccgaggaggaagaggaagaatcagagcaaatg GAAGTGAAGCAAGAGGAGACCAATGGCTCTGGGGGAGAACTTCCTGCTGGCAGCATGGGGCATGAAGAATGGAACACAAGTCAGCCTG TTTCCAGCGAGGAGAAGACAGAAGGTTGGACCTGGGCATCTTACCTTGAAGAACAGAAAGCCATTGCTGCCCCTCTAAATCTGTTCCAGGAA CACCAGTCGACCCCCCAGCACAAGAATGGTTTCAAGGTGGGGATGAAACTGGAGGGGATCGATCCTCAGCACCCTTCTATGTACTTCATCCTGACTGTGGCCGAG GTATGTGGATATAGGATGCGCCTTCATTTTGATGGCTACTCTGAATGCCATGATTTCTGGCTGAACGCTGACTCCCCCAACATTCATCCTGCCGGCTGGTTTGAAAAAACAGGACACAAACTCCAGCCCCCAAAAG ggtGTCTAGGTTACAAGGAAGAAGATTTCAACTGGGCCAACTATCTGAGGATAACCAAAGCTCAGGCTGCTCCAAAGCACCTATTTTTCACTCCAGACAGT AACGCTGCTCCTACAGGGTTCCAAGTGGGTATGAAGCTTGAAGCAGTGGACCGCATGAATCCTTCTTTGATATGCGTTGCCACAGTGACAGATGTGGTGGACAATCGCTTTTTGGTGCACTTTGACAACTGGGATGACACATATGACTACTG GTGTGACCCCAGCAGTCCCTACATCCACCCGGTTGGTTGGTGTCAGGAACATGGGAAGCCCCTCACTCCTCCACAAG ACTACCCTGATCCTGAGAACTTCAGCTGGGAAAAATACTTGGCGGAAACAGGTGCTTCTGCGGTGCCAACTTGGGCCTTTAAGGTG aggcagccccacggCTTCCTGATCAACATGAGGTTAGAGGCAGTGGACCGAAGAACTCCCTCCCTGATCCGAGCAGCCTGTGTGGAGGATGTAGAAGACTACAGGGTAAAG ATCCATTTTGATGGCTGGAGCCATATCTACGATTTCTGGATAGACTCGGACCACCCAGACATTCACCCAGTGGGGTGGTGCTCGAAAACGGGGCATCCACTGCAGCCTCCTCTCA GGCCAAAGGAACCTGTCTCTTCTGCCAATGGGAGCTGCCCAACTTTGGCCTGTAAGACCCTCCCCACCACCAAGAGTTCCAAATACAGCTTCCATAG GAAGTGTCCAACCCCCGGTTGCGATGGCTCAGGTCATGTGACCGGGAGATTTACAGCACATTACTGCATCTCAGGGTGCCCCCTGGCAGAGAAGAACCAGGGAAGAATGAAGGCAGATCTCTCAGACACAGAAAACTCCGTCCGAAAGAGGAACTTGATCGGCTTCTCTCAGCGGAAGAAATCACGGCACCATGGAAG GGGACGACCTCCGAAATACCGGAAAATCCAGCAGGAAGACTTCCAAA CTATTTCTTCAGACAATATGCACCAGTCTCTCTTTATGTCAGCCTTGTCAGCGCACCCAGACCgttccctctccctctgctgggaACAGCACTGTAAGCTcctgcctggagtggctgggatCACAGCATCTACTGTAGCCAAGTGGACCATTGATGAG GTCTTCAGCTTCGTACAGACACTGACAGGTTGTGAGGACCAAGCAAAACTCTTCAAGGATGAG ATGATTGATGGTGAGGCATTCCTTCTGCTGACTCAGACTGACATCGTGAAGATCATGAGCGTCAAACTTGGACCAGCGCTTAAAATCTACAATGCCATCCTCATGTTCAAGAACGCTGATGATACCTTGAAGTGA